One Sulfolobus sp. S-194 DNA segment encodes these proteins:
- the psmB gene encoding archaeal proteasome endopeptidase complex subunit beta — protein MEELPATALGIKLNDGIILAAERRLSYGSFVLSRSAKKVFKIGRFGIAGAGIMGDIQTLTRLMNVEIKYYEMYNNKPISVKAAAKLLSVILYQYKWTPFISELLFGGVDDEGPKLFVLDPIGSLIEDNYAAVGSGARVAIGVLESEYDPSMSLDKGKEIVLKALKAAIERDVTSGDGIDILTIKRDNASSEDFIKIF, from the coding sequence ACTTAATGACGGTATAATTCTTGCTGCCGAAAGAAGGCTTAGTTATGGCAGTTTCGTACTTAGTAGATCAGCTAAAAAAGTTTTTAAAATAGGAAGATTCGGCATAGCTGGAGCTGGTATCATGGGTGATATTCAAACATTAACACGTTTAATGAATGTTGAGATAAAGTATTATGAAATGTATAATAATAAGCCTATATCAGTAAAGGCGGCAGCTAAGTTATTATCAGTTATACTATACCAATATAAGTGGACTCCCTTTATCTCGGAATTATTATTTGGTGGTGTAGACGATGAAGGTCCCAAACTATTTGTTTTAGATCCTATAGGTTCATTAATTGAAGATAATTATGCTGCTGTTGGTTCTGGTGCTAGAGTAGCAATAGGAGTTTTAGAAAGTGAGTATGATCCAAGCATGAGTTTAGATAAAGGAAAAGAAATTGTTCTAAAAGCACTAAAAGCTGCAATAGAAAGAGATGTGACCTCAGGTGACGGAATAGACATATTAACAATAAAAAGGGATAATGCATCAAGCGAGGATTTTATAAAGATTTTTTAA
- a CDS encoding DNA-directed RNA polymerase subunit G, with the protein MSVQVEGKIETSCKITSIDKGSLKGLIIIKMDCGMYQVEFDILESINIFKQEENVSMIISREKPVYTSNDFCAHGYLFYEKPESNKILDQISLFGLIVKIYSEKGLIGNNLFKMMDHIYFCVKKSL; encoded by the coding sequence ATGTCAGTTCAAGTTGAAGGTAAAATCGAGACTTCATGTAAAATAACCTCAATAGATAAGGGTAGTTTAAAGGGACTTATTATAATCAAAATGGATTGTGGAATGTATCAAGTAGAATTTGATATATTAGAGAGTATTAATATCTTTAAACAGGAAGAAAATGTATCTATGATTATATCTAGAGAAAAACCAGTTTATACTTCTAATGATTTTTGCGCACATGGATATCTTTTTTATGAAAAACCAGAAAGCAACAAAATATTGGATCAAATATCTCTGTTTGGATTGATTGTAAAAATCTATAGCGAAAAAGGATTAATAGGTAATAATCTATTTAAGATGATGGACCATATCTATTTTTGTGTTAAAAAATCTTTATAA
- a CDS encoding Lsm family RNA-binding protein, translating into MMSSRRVATELNSLLDKAIVVRLINNKIYYGNLSSYELSPFILTLTNAKDNDNNTYYKVILNGNSITEILVKSSPIFDPKEFADLVTKELNLRAGDVKVYEEAGVLVILDRIKVSENGVEGSGPMAQRIYDLYNDYINKKKKGS; encoded by the coding sequence TTGATGAGTAGTAGAAGAGTTGCAACGGAACTAAATTCCCTTTTAGATAAAGCAATTGTTGTAAGGCTTATTAATAATAAAATCTACTATGGTAATTTATCTTCATATGAGCTATCACCATTTATTTTAACACTAACAAACGCAAAAGATAATGATAATAATACTTATTATAAAGTTATTTTAAATGGAAATTCTATAACTGAAATTCTAGTCAAATCTTCGCCTATATTTGATCCGAAAGAATTTGCAGATTTAGTAACGAAAGAGCTTAATCTACGTGCAGGAGATGTAAAAGTCTATGAGGAGGCGGGGGTCTTGGTAATACTTGATAGAATAAAAGTTTCTGAAAATGGAGTAGAAGGAAGCGGACCTATGGCACAAAGAATTTACGACTTATATAATGATTATATAAATAAAAAGAAGAAAGGATCTTAA
- the tgtA gene encoding tRNA guanosine(15) transglycosylase TgtA: MVGEFEIKDEDLAGRIGIVETKSGKLETPVFFPVINPFKSEISIKDIENLGFKNLITNAYLIKRITNTKIQDIHNFLQFNGVIMTDSGAYQILQYGNIEVTNREIVEYERDINTDIAVYLDLPTGDTNIRDEAINSVKITLERAKEIEDVVKNDSERIWVHPIQGGRFLDLVEYSAIEADKNEAFKMLALGSPTVVMEKYDYSLLIDMIFIAKSNVSRGKPFHLFGGGLPHIMPIVIALGVDSFDSASYILYARDNRYITRSRVYRLEELEYFPCSCPVCLKYTPQELLELPKEERTKLLALHNLYVIREELNAIKQAIREGRLFEYIQEKAYSHPAVYSAFKKLLKYKDYLEKYDPRVKGNIRGIFLFDLKSLNRPEIVRHYNFLDKINKNSDKAIIICEKKENILKKVKNDEDVDIYLFDPFYGLIPINLIEVYPYFQTEYPEEIDEDVLRYIKNKIVEFIKSKGYTKIDFIGCDKYLSHIDSIRAFFS; encoded by the coding sequence ATGGTAGGAGAATTTGAAATAAAAGATGAGGATTTAGCTGGTAGAATAGGAATCGTAGAGACAAAAAGTGGAAAACTAGAAACGCCAGTATTCTTTCCAGTGATTAATCCTTTTAAATCTGAAATTTCAATAAAAGATATAGAAAATTTAGGATTCAAGAATTTAATTACAAATGCATATTTAATAAAAAGGATAACTAATACTAAAATTCAAGATATTCACAACTTTTTACAATTTAATGGTGTAATAATGACTGATTCTGGAGCTTATCAGATACTTCAATACGGAAACATAGAAGTTACAAATAGAGAGATAGTTGAGTACGAGAGGGATATAAATACAGATATAGCAGTCTATTTAGATCTTCCTACTGGGGATACAAATATCAGAGATGAGGCTATTAACAGTGTAAAAATCACGTTAGAGAGAGCTAAAGAAATTGAGGATGTAGTCAAAAATGATTCAGAAAGGATTTGGGTACATCCCATTCAAGGTGGAAGATTTTTAGATCTTGTCGAATATTCAGCGATAGAGGCTGATAAAAACGAGGCATTTAAAATGCTGGCATTAGGAAGTCCTACAGTAGTAATGGAAAAGTACGACTATTCCTTATTAATTGATATGATATTTATAGCAAAAAGTAATGTAAGTAGAGGCAAACCTTTTCATCTTTTTGGTGGCGGTCTTCCTCATATAATGCCTATTGTTATAGCATTAGGTGTAGATTCTTTTGATTCTGCTTCATATATACTTTATGCTAGGGATAATAGGTATATAACGAGAAGTAGAGTATATAGACTAGAAGAGTTAGAATATTTTCCATGCTCATGCCCAGTCTGCTTAAAGTATACACCCCAAGAGCTACTAGAGTTACCAAAAGAAGAAAGAACAAAACTTTTGGCTCTTCATAATCTTTATGTAATTAGGGAAGAACTTAATGCTATAAAACAAGCTATTAGAGAAGGAAGATTATTTGAGTATATTCAAGAAAAAGCTTACTCCCATCCAGCAGTGTATTCTGCTTTTAAAAAATTATTAAAATATAAAGATTATTTAGAAAAATATGATCCAAGAGTAAAAGGGAATATTAGAGGAATTTTCTTGTTTGATCTTAAGTCTTTAAATAGACCAGAAATTGTTAGACATTATAATTTCTTAGATAAGATTAATAAGAATAGCGATAAAGCTATTATAATCTGTGAAAAAAAGGAAAATATATTAAAAAAAGTGAAAAATGATGAGGATGTAGACATATATCTTTTCGATCCTTTTTATGGTTTAATACCGATAAACTTAATAGAAGTTTATCCATACTTTCAAACTGAGTATCCAGAGGAAATAGATGAAGATGTTTTACGTTACATAAAAAATAAAATAGTCGAATTTATAAAGTCCAAAGGATATACAAAAATTGATTTCATAGGATGTGACAAATATTTATCACATATAGACTCTATTAGAGCCTTCTTTAGTTAA
- a CDS encoding PAC2 family protein produces the protein MSIKIILKGISEDELKGAKFITGFRTLGEVGYIATRYLVLKLGMKRIGFILTKYLRDVTFIDEYGLATPFELFYDNNNNILVLLSHLLPLQREMNIFSAKIIKWLKNIQVSDILLIGGLDKRYKNDSSNLRWLKTSASKIALPYPLMEKQLLIIGPLALFTIYAEIEDLPATVLLPYADRERIDPAAAAIALEEINKLYGLKVDVSELYEDARKIEEELQRQLELVQKELTKEGSNRVYM, from the coding sequence ATGTCGATCAAGATAATTCTAAAGGGGATTAGTGAAGATGAACTAAAAGGTGCTAAGTTTATTACCGGATTCAGAACATTAGGTGAAGTAGGTTATATAGCTACTAGATATTTAGTTCTAAAGTTAGGAATGAAAAGAATAGGCTTCATTTTAACTAAATATTTAAGAGATGTTACATTTATTGATGAATACGGACTAGCAACACCTTTTGAATTATTTTATGATAATAATAATAACATCTTAGTGCTGTTAAGCCATTTATTACCACTACAAAGAGAAATGAACATTTTCTCGGCAAAAATAATAAAATGGTTAAAAAATATACAAGTTTCAGATATATTACTAATAGGGGGACTAGATAAAAGATACAAAAATGATAGTAGTAACTTAAGATGGTTAAAGACTTCTGCTAGTAAAATTGCTCTCCCTTATCCACTAATGGAAAAACAGCTACTAATTATTGGACCCTTAGCTTTATTTACTATATATGCTGAAATTGAGGATCTTCCAGCTACAGTATTATTACCTTATGCAGATAGAGAAAGAATAGATCCTGCAGCTGCAGCCATCGCATTAGAGGAAATTAACAAATTATATGGATTAAAGGTTGATGTATCAGAACTATATGAAGATGCAAGAAAGATTGAAGAGGAATTACAGAGGCAATTAGAGTTAGTTCAAAAAGAATTAACTAAAGAAGGCTCTAATAGAGTCTATATGTGA
- a CDS encoding PUA domain-containing protein → MTEQKSMFNLTKPLKAQKNEIGYLRYIAIYQFSSKVASCLFPEDSTFFIQRSLTTNRIRNILTEDKRLFLVLRAQDNLFSITEISGRIIKNCTSPPSFRFIIKNEVASFIREGRNAFCKFVINSDPNIRAGDEVLVVDEQDNLLAVGRARVSGEEVKQYKRGLAVIVKRGIKNVDQDNSKGD, encoded by the coding sequence GTGACAGAACAGAAAAGTATGTTTAACTTAACTAAACCTTTAAAAGCCCAAAAAAATGAAATAGGTTATTTGCGTTATATTGCAATATATCAGTTTTCTTCAAAAGTAGCTTCTTGCTTATTTCCAGAAGATTCTACATTTTTTATACAGAGATCACTAACTACTAATAGAATAAGAAATATTCTTACAGAAGATAAAAGATTATTCCTAGTATTAAGAGCACAAGATAATCTTTTCTCTATTACAGAAATAAGTGGGAGAATAATTAAGAATTGTACTTCTCCTCCTTCTTTCAGGTTCATTATTAAGAATGAGGTAGCTAGCTTTATTAGAGAAGGAAGAAATGCTTTTTGTAAGTTCGTCATAAACTCTGATCCCAATATTAGAGCTGGTGATGAAGTCTTAGTTGTTGATGAACAAGATAACTTGTTAGCTGTAGGAAGAGCAAGAGTCTCTGGTGAGGAAGTAAAACAATATAAAAGGGGATTAGCTGTAATTGTAAAGAGAGGAATAAAAAATGTCGATCAAGATAATTCTAAAGGGGATTAG
- a CDS encoding proteasome-activating nucleotidase has translation MSDELDSYRAKHYNSDDPIVRLLEEKIESLTKELEKLRQDLNWYKGELEKLLAPPYIEAIVLDMLPDGKVIVRSSSGPNLIVNVSSNVDIKKLKPGSLVALNQRGSTIVEILPDREDVYVKSFEIVEKPNVHYSDIGGLNEQINEIREVIELPLKNPELFKEIGIDPPKGVLLYGPPGTGKTLLAKAVATESNATFIQVVASEFAQKFVGEGARIVREVFELARRKAPSIVFIDEIDAIGAKRVDMGTSGEREIQRTLMQLLAEIDGFKPLDNVKIIAATNRLDILDPALLRPGRFDRLIEVPLPNFEGRKEIFRIYLQKMKTDGDIRYDILASMTEGFTGAEIKNVCTEAGYIAIRNGRKYVNMTDLITAIEKTKAKNNKAKNSDRTEKYV, from the coding sequence TTGTCTGACGAATTAGACAGTTACAGAGCCAAACATTATAATAGTGATGATCCAATAGTAAGATTACTTGAAGAAAAAATAGAATCTCTGACTAAAGAACTTGAGAAACTACGTCAAGATTTAAATTGGTATAAAGGTGAACTTGAGAAACTATTAGCTCCTCCATATATTGAAGCAATTGTACTAGACATGTTACCAGACGGGAAAGTAATAGTTAGAAGTTCTTCTGGACCTAATTTAATAGTAAATGTTTCCTCTAATGTTGATATTAAAAAGCTTAAACCTGGCTCTCTAGTAGCCTTAAATCAAAGAGGATCTACTATAGTTGAAATACTACCAGATAGAGAAGATGTATACGTAAAGTCGTTTGAAATTGTAGAAAAACCTAATGTTCATTATTCTGACATAGGAGGATTGAATGAACAAATAAACGAAATAAGAGAAGTTATAGAATTACCTTTAAAAAACCCAGAATTATTTAAGGAAATAGGAATAGATCCACCTAAAGGAGTATTACTCTATGGTCCTCCAGGTACTGGTAAAACTTTACTAGCAAAAGCCGTGGCAACAGAAAGTAATGCAACATTTATTCAAGTCGTTGCCTCCGAATTTGCACAAAAATTTGTGGGGGAAGGCGCTAGGATAGTTAGAGAAGTCTTTGAATTGGCAAGAAGAAAAGCTCCATCAATAGTATTTATAGATGAAATAGATGCGATTGGTGCTAAAAGAGTGGATATGGGAACTAGCGGAGAGAGGGAAATACAAAGGACTTTAATGCAATTATTAGCTGAGATAGATGGATTTAAACCCTTAGATAATGTTAAAATTATTGCTGCAACAAACAGGTTAGACATTCTTGATCCAGCACTACTGAGACCAGGCAGATTTGATAGATTAATCGAGGTACCTTTACCGAATTTTGAGGGAAGAAAGGAAATATTTAGAATCTATTTGCAAAAAATGAAAACAGATGGCGATATTAGATATGATATACTAGCTAGCATGACTGAAGGATTTACTGGTGCTGAGATTAAAAATGTGTGTACGGAAGCAGGGTATATTGCAATTAGAAATGGAAGAAAGTATGTTAATATGACTGATTTAATTACAGCTATAGAAAAAACTAAAGCTAAAAATAATAAAGCTAAAAATAGTGACAGAACAGAAAAGTATGTTTAA
- a CDS encoding multiprotein bridging factor aMBF1, with protein MQSSAQKYCEMCGAPIKGSGITVAYEGSIITICPSCYNKIKKSAKIVNEKELKKKKEKKKIKASAPKLSTEVELEIVDDYYKLIKEARERHGLSQQQLAQQLKVSENVIKRFESGKLKPTIQQAKQLEKILGIKLLVPVESEEEGEEKDFELTLGDVANIREGKK; from the coding sequence ATGCAAAGCTCAGCTCAAAAATACTGTGAAATGTGTGGTGCTCCTATAAAAGGAAGTGGTATTACAGTTGCATATGAAGGGAGTATTATTACTATATGCCCGTCTTGTTATAATAAAATTAAAAAATCTGCAAAAATAGTTAATGAGAAAGAATTAAAGAAAAAAAAGGAGAAGAAAAAAATAAAAGCATCGGCACCAAAATTATCTACTGAAGTGGAATTAGAAATAGTAGATGATTATTACAAGTTAATTAAAGAAGCTAGAGAAAGACATGGGCTTTCTCAACAACAGTTAGCTCAGCAATTAAAAGTGTCAGAAAATGTAATAAAAAGATTCGAAAGCGGTAAATTAAAACCAACAATACAACAAGCTAAACAATTAGAAAAAATCTTAGGAATCAAACTACTAGTACCAGTTGAGTCAGAAGAGGAAGGAGAGGAAAAAGATTTTGAGTTAACACTGGGTGATGTAGCAAACATCAGAGAGGGAAAGAAGTGA
- the hflX gene encoding GTPase HflX, protein MKAILFTADEYKDEALSLAETAFYEITKIYKIPKKPNPNFYIQKDKIEEIKELNDIDAVIIFDLLKSRHFINLNKEFLGKKILDKVLLLLEIFALHAGSKEAKLQIELAKLRYELPILKDMYKKAKITEQQGPLGAGVYGVESTIRLYQRRIVKIRKELEEMKKAKEDQVRRVNFNSVAIVGYTNAGKTTIFNCLTGLNQKVDSSMFTTTSPKRYAIPIDGKKIMLVDTVGFIRGIPPQIIEAFFVTLSEAKYANALLLVLDSSLSSTLLVEMLQSSLEILRELGISGKPMIITLNKIDKNNKEKEVEEKVSLVKELANSLYTPIIDVIPVSALKGINMNILRDKILALI, encoded by the coding sequence GTGAAAGCAATACTCTTTACGGCAGATGAGTACAAAGATGAAGCTTTATCATTAGCAGAAACAGCATTTTATGAAATAACAAAAATTTATAAAATACCAAAAAAACCAAACCCAAATTTTTATATTCAAAAAGATAAAATAGAGGAAATTAAAGAACTAAATGATATAGATGCCGTTATAATTTTTGATTTATTAAAATCAAGGCATTTTATAAATCTTAATAAAGAATTTTTAGGAAAGAAAATATTAGATAAAGTTCTACTTCTTCTAGAAATATTCGCGCTTCATGCAGGATCTAAAGAGGCAAAATTACAAATAGAATTAGCTAAGTTAAGGTATGAATTACCTATCCTTAAAGATATGTATAAAAAGGCTAAAATTACTGAACAGCAAGGTCCTTTAGGTGCCGGTGTATACGGAGTAGAATCTACAATTAGACTTTATCAGAGAAGAATAGTAAAAATAAGAAAGGAGCTAGAAGAAATGAAGAAAGCTAAAGAAGATCAAGTAAGAAGAGTTAATTTCAATAGTGTAGCAATCGTAGGTTATACTAATGCTGGTAAAACTACTATTTTTAATTGCCTGACTGGATTAAATCAAAAAGTAGATTCTTCAATGTTTACAACTACGTCACCTAAAAGATACGCAATACCAATAGATGGAAAGAAAATAATGCTTGTAGATACTGTAGGTTTTATTAGGGGTATTCCACCCCAAATAATTGAGGCTTTCTTCGTTACTTTATCAGAGGCAAAATATGCTAATGCTCTATTACTAGTATTAGATTCTTCTTTGTCAAGTACTTTACTAGTTGAAATGTTACAAAGCTCTCTTGAAATATTACGTGAATTAGGAATATCTGGGAAGCCTATGATTATAACGTTAAATAAAATTGATAAAAATAATAAAGAGAAAGAAGTAGAGGAGAAAGTAAGTTTAGTAAAAGAATTAGCAAACTCGCTCTACACTCCAATAATAGATGTAATTCCAGTATCAGCGTTAAAAGGAATAAATATGAATATATTAAGGGATAAGATATTAGCATTAATTTAA
- a CDS encoding tRNA methyltransferase, with the protein MNLLKTIEKVKANWGGKYFSMEFIKNPKKVVRDWRNNGGIVVHLTMYGVPIDNVIEKIVNKNTKILVVVGSEKVEGWYYYNSDYNVAIGNQPHSEVAALAIFLDRIYKGGELNIQFSDAKLSIIPQERGKKVRKNEQ; encoded by the coding sequence ATGAATCTGCTAAAGACCATAGAAAAAGTAAAAGCTAATTGGGGCGGAAAATATTTTTCAATGGAGTTTATCAAAAATCCAAAAAAAGTAGTTAGAGATTGGAGAAATAATGGAGGCATTGTAGTTCATTTAACAATGTATGGAGTTCCAATAGATAATGTAATAGAAAAAATAGTAAATAAAAATACAAAAATACTAGTTGTTGTAGGATCAGAAAAAGTAGAAGGCTGGTATTATTATAATTCAGATTATAATGTTGCTATAGGTAATCAGCCTCATTCTGAAGTAGCTGCACTAGCTATTTTTTTGGATAGAATATATAAGGGTGGAGAACTAAATATACAATTTAGTGATGCAAAATTATCTATTATACCCCAAGAAAGGGGGAAGAAGGTGAGGAAAAATGAGCAGTAG
- a CDS encoding transcription factor, with the protein MSSRAEELILSLAKDLVGEDATELLKFLLRKRVEMTDDDIAKELNVKVNEIRKKLYLLSEQGFITYRKTRDKETGLFIYYWKVNLDQINELLLNRKRLVLEKLKARYEQEKDSLYYYCPQDNIQYNFDEALENEFKCPKCGSPLEYYDSEKTKKFLEYKIKQIENEIERETRHGSNSR; encoded by the coding sequence ATGAGCAGTAGGGCAGAAGAATTGATACTTAGTTTGGCAAAGGATCTGGTTGGTGAAGATGCGACAGAATTATTAAAGTTTCTCTTAAGGAAGAGAGTTGAAATGACAGATGATGATATAGCGAAAGAACTTAACGTAAAAGTGAATGAAATTAGGAAAAAGTTATATTTACTTTCTGAGCAAGGTTTTATAACCTATCGTAAAACAAGAGATAAAGAAACGGGTTTATTTATATATTACTGGAAAGTAAATCTAGATCAGATAAACGAATTATTACTTAATAGAAAAAGATTAGTACTAGAAAAATTAAAAGCAAGATATGAGCAAGAAAAAGATTCTTTATATTATTATTGTCCTCAAGATAATATTCAATATAATTTTGATGAAGCATTAGAAAATGAATTCAAATGTCCAAAATGTGGATCACCACTAGAGTATTACGACTCAGAAAAGACTAAAAAATTCTTAGAGTATAAGATAAAACAAATTGAAAACGAAATAGAAAGAGAGACACGGCATGGCTCCAATAGTCGTTGA
- a CDS encoding DNA cytosine methyltransferase: MAPIVVDLFSGAGGFSLGFKRVGFDIKFAIDINHAATRTYATNFPNTLVIEDDIRNITGRDIEYLIGRKVDIVIGSPPCEPYTGANPLRMKEPLDRLYLDEDGQLTLEYIRIVGELRPKIFVMENVPSIIGTESLKSAIEYEFYKIGYKIFFNFLNAEDYGNPSKRTRVFISNIEINPQKTKEKKTVWNAIKDLEGRTDVPNNEISELNEDKIKEISKLDYGDYLTMFRGSNGRNIPLYVRLNPYDIAPTVLGNSRFIHPFENRFLTVREQARLMSYPDDHIFLGSRDEQYNQVGEAVPVVLSTAIAREIMGKVYGIVYSTT; encoded by the coding sequence ATGGCTCCAATAGTCGTTGACCTTTTTTCTGGAGCTGGAGGGTTTTCTTTAGGATTTAAAAGAGTAGGCTTTGATATTAAATTTGCAATAGATATTAACCATGCTGCAACAAGAACTTATGCGACAAATTTTCCAAATACATTAGTTATAGAAGATGATATACGGAATATTACAGGAAGAGACATAGAATATTTAATAGGTAGAAAAGTCGATATCGTAATAGGGAGTCCTCCCTGTGAACCATACACTGGGGCAAATCCATTAAGAATGAAAGAACCTTTAGATAGACTTTACCTAGATGAAGATGGACAATTAACACTTGAATATATAAGAATTGTGGGTGAACTTAGACCAAAGATATTTGTTATGGAAAATGTACCATCCATTATAGGTACTGAATCCCTTAAATCTGCTATAGAATATGAATTTTATAAAATAGGTTATAAGATATTCTTTAATTTTTTAAATGCAGAAGACTATGGTAATCCGTCAAAACGAACGAGAGTATTTATTTCCAACATAGAAATAAATCCGCAAAAAACTAAGGAAAAAAAGACAGTTTGGAATGCAATAAAGGATTTAGAAGGAAGAACAGATGTTCCAAACAATGAAATTTCAGAGTTAAACGAGGATAAAATAAAGGAAATATCTAAATTAGATTACGGAGATTATCTGACCATGTTTAGAGGCAGTAATGGTAGGAATATACCCTTATATGTTAGACTTAATCCTTATGATATAGCTCCAACAGTGTTAGGAAATTCAAGATTCATTCATCCTTTCGAAAATCGATTCTTAACAGTCAGAGAACAAGCTAGATTAATGAGTTATCCAGACGATCATATTTTTCTAGGTAGTAGAGATGAGCAATATAATCAGGTAGGAGAAGCAGTTCCAGTAGTCTTATCTACCGCTATTGCGCGAGAAATAATGGGAAAAGTATATGGAATTGTTTATAGTACTACATAA
- a CDS encoding RecB-family nuclease → MELFIVLHNISSTQRIIDFAKLIFNLNINHFIVTKVGGVAAQAGVPEVSKLAYKNNKSFIILPDLKDAIEIFKPEVVYLFTQTAEKTFTKNLLKDKSRVMLVFPGSESGFNKLELNLGEPVKIEGLSNEISPVALVGIVAYCLINEGKFLDKQ, encoded by the coding sequence ATGGAATTGTTTATAGTACTACATAACATAAGTAGTACTCAAAGAATTATTGATTTCGCAAAATTAATTTTTAATTTAAATATAAATCACTTTATAGTAACAAAAGTAGGTGGAGTAGCGGCACAAGCTGGTGTGCCAGAAGTAAGTAAACTTGCTTATAAAAATAACAAATCTTTTATAATACTACCAGATCTGAAAGATGCAATAGAAATTTTTAAGCCAGAAGTAGTTTATCTTTTTACACAAACAGCAGAAAAAACATTTACAAAAAATTTACTTAAAGATAAAAGTAGAGTAATGCTTGTCTTTCCTGGAAGTGAAAGTGGATTCAATAAATTAGAATTAAATTTAGGCGAACCAGTTAAAATAGAAGGGTTAAGTAACGAAATATCACCAGTTGCTCTTGTGGGTATAGTGGCATACTGTTTAATTAATGAAGGGAAATTTTTGGATAAACAATAG
- the ahcY gene encoding adenosylhomocysteinase, whose amino-acid sequence MDYKVKDLSLAEQGKKEIEWAEIHMPALMEIRKQFEKEKPLQGLRISAVLHVTKETAALVKTLKIGGATVALAGSNPLSTQDDVAAALVEEGIRVFAWRGESEKDYYDNIKEILKYEPQIIMDDGGDLHAYVHENMPQLKLFGGTEETTTGVIRLKAMEEQRVLRYPVIAVNNAFTKYLFDNRIGTGQSTVDGILRATNILIAGKVAVVAGYGWVGRGIAQRLRGMGARVIVVEVSPLRALEAVMDGFDVMSMSKAAELGEIFITATGNINVIRKEHILKMKDGAILANSGHFNVEIDVKGLKEIAKSSRLIRPNLEEYELPNGKRIYLLAEGRLVNLAAAEGHPSEVMDLSFSNQALSVKYIYENRGKLENKVYNVPQEIDETVAKLKLKGMGIEIESMTQEQIEYMKQWRYGT is encoded by the coding sequence ATGGACTATAAGGTTAAAGATCTTAGTTTAGCTGAACAAGGTAAAAAAGAAATAGAATGGGCAGAAATACATATGCCAGCATTAATGGAGATAAGGAAGCAATTCGAGAAAGAAAAACCTCTTCAAGGATTAAGAATTAGTGCTGTCCTTCACGTAACTAAGGAAACTGCCGCATTAGTTAAGACTCTAAAAATAGGAGGAGCTACAGTTGCATTAGCTGGCAGTAATCCATTATCTACTCAAGATGATGTTGCAGCTGCACTAGTTGAGGAAGGAATTCGTGTATTTGCATGGAGAGGTGAAAGTGAAAAAGATTATTACGATAATATTAAAGAAATTCTAAAATATGAACCTCAAATAATAATGGATGATGGAGGAGATCTTCATGCGTATGTTCACGAAAATATGCCACAGTTAAAACTATTTGGGGGTACAGAAGAAACAACTACTGGAGTAATAAGATTAAAGGCTATGGAAGAACAAAGAGTTCTAAGATATCCAGTAATTGCTGTAAATAATGCTTTTACAAAATACTTATTTGATAATAGAATAGGTACTGGACAGAGTACAGTAGATGGAATACTTAGAGCAACAAATATACTAATTGCTGGTAAAGTAGCTGTGGTAGCTGGATACGGATGGGTAGGAAGAGGAATAGCTCAAAGGCTTAGAGGTATGGGTGCTAGGGTTATAGTAGTCGAAGTATCTCCTTTAAGAGCATTAGAAGCAGTTATGGACGGTTTTGATGTAATGTCAATGAGTAAAGCTGCAGAATTGGGGGAGATTTTTATCACTGCTACTGGTAATATAAATGTAATAAGAAAAGAACACATTTTAAAAATGAAAGATGGTGCGATTTTAGCAAATTCTGGACATTTTAATGTAGAGATAGATGTAAAAGGACTAAAAGAAATCGCAAAATCATCTAGATTAATAAGACCAAACTTAGAAGAATATGAATTACCTAATGGAAAAAGGATTTATCTATTAGCTGAAGGCAGATTAGTTAATTTAGCTGCAGCTGAGGGACATCCTAGTGAGGTTATGGATTTAAGCTTTTCAAATCAAGCTTTATCGGTAAAGTATATTTATGAAAATAGAGGGAAGTTAGAGAATAAAGTATATAATGTTCCACAAGAGATAGATGAAACGGTAGCTAAATTAAAATTAAAGGGAATGGGGATAGAAATAGAGTCAATGACGCAAGAACAAATAGAATACATGAAACAATGGAGATATGGCACTTAA